Within Cydia fagiglandana chromosome 1, ilCydFagi1.1, whole genome shotgun sequence, the genomic segment CTACATATCATAATCCCTAAACTTGACTACTGCACTGGCTGTACTGAAGCATAATTGGTAAGCAAACATCATTGGAAAATAAACCTTATTTGTTAAAACATAAAGTGCAATATAGACTTGTACAAATACAtaaaatttttgatattatCGAGTTGAGGGGAGACCAGTACAAGGCCCACACATTCTCACTACATATCATGATCCCTTACTTAACTACTGCACTGGCATTCCAGAAGTATAATTGGTAAGCAAACTTATCATTGGAAAATAAACCTTGTTTGGTAGCAGATAAAGTGCAATTTGACTCGTTTGTACCATCGCTCACACTGTGAACcatccatcggtggaccttattacattacaaaaggcatacTGTTAAGAGActgttaagagtgttgctgtttgtactaaAAATTGCAGTTTGACTGTATgggtattttaaaataaatcccATTTCCTTCCAGGTACCCGTCCCGAGTGTTCGTCGGCGACACGTTTTGCTACGTCTCCGGCATGACTTTCGCCGTCGTCGCCATCCTGAGCCACTTCAGCAAGACAGTCATCCTCTTCTTCATACCACAAGTCATCAATTTCCTCTACTCAGTACCACAGCTTTTCCGTTTCATACCCTGCCCCCGCCATCGCCTCCCTAAATACAGCGCTGAACTAGATTTACTACAACCTAGTAGAACTGTTATAGTTAAAAAAGAAATGAAACTATTAGACTCTTTAATGCTTGAAATCTTAACTGTGCTACGCTTAGTAGATAGAAGAGAAGACAATGAAAGCATAACCATAAACAATTTGACTTTAATAAATTTCTTTTTAATCAAACTTGGGCCTATGTCGGAGGTTAGATTAACGACAAAATTAATGCTCTTCCAAGTTTTATGCACTTGTATCGCATTTCTAATAAGATATCCGTTGGCGTCATATTTTTATGACACGTAATTAGGTAAGAATATTtccatttagttttaagatagaTAAATACTAAATGAATGTTTTTACAAGTGTTGTTTTCGTTGcgttacttatttatattttatgaatatagtGTTTCATGTAATTAAACTCAGAATTTATGGTAAACTGATCACAGTCGTCGAAATAGTCAACTAaccatatttgaaccttattACTAATGACATACGGTCCACTAGTAAATAGTCAATTGTGtttgtacagtcaacatcaTTAGTAGCGGTTTAAAGCGACGTGCCAACCTCTAATACTTTCAGAATGGAAGTAAATCTACAGTTCTCGTTCAATAGTATTTAATTTTTCAGAATTGCAGATTCTTTTGACGTGTAGTCTCATCCGTTACTTTTGATGGTCACTGTAGTAACAGCAACACTCTGACCTCGATGTACCTTAtgtctttgtaataaggtttacattGTCAGTTGATAATGGATTCACATTCTGGCAATCACGTTGTGCATAAATGGGTGAAAATCTCGGGTGAAAATTGACTTGCCAAGTGAAGTAATGAGTTGATCATTAGTCCTTGTTTGATCTGATgaaatattcaaagagatagaAGATTGTCAACAAGATTAAATATTAGGCATGTAAAATATACCAATTTGagataaatattaacaaaagtaaagattttttttacacCCCATATACTAacatttctatacaaaatcaaATAGATTATTTAGGCAGTAGATTGCAGTGTTAGCCGAACGTTTATTGcaattaaccattataaattgaaacGTCAATCGTAACGGATGGTTACAGTTTACGGTGCAATTTATAATTGGTTGCTGGTCAATAATGgttaattgcattaacgttttgACCAACACTGGTAGATTGGCCAATGGAACAGTCATTTTATTATCTGggatatgacagttaaataccAAATAAAATTGAGAACTTTTAGATTCATTCTCTCATTTCAGTTTTTTAAGAAGTTTTGCGTGGTTTTACTAATAATTAGTCAAAACAcaaaaattcatataaatatcatatattcatattcatattcatttattcataaaattacaaactttACATGTCAAAAGGGTTATTCATTAATTAGGTCCAtttcaattaaattacaattcattaaaataaaataaaacaacataaaaataatcaatacaattcaaataaataaaatattaaattaagtaacgattaaatcataattattatattctgaCATGTCATAAAATGCATTTCTAGTTAGCCATTTTTTTAATTCGGAGTAGAATGTCAGgtcattttcaatatttttaatggtgTCGGGTAGTTTATTATAGATACCTGGCCCTGCAACGGATACCGTTTTGTTGGATTTAGCAAGTCGACAACATGTCGAGTCCAACATATTATTGTGTTTTTGTGTAATACGTGCACTtttaatctagacacgcggcagcgtgtcaagccaagtttaGTAGTTTATGtaactgctacataatgagaggcattaaaatacgagtgtgggtttaagaaacgaacgttagtgagtttcttaatagaatcacacgagtgttttaatgcctaattatgtacagttacatacactactttatctaaacacatacttaaaactaactaaaagataaactgtacgtcaaatggcggtgaatgaaaacttttttcacgcatgtcaacatccgtagttttttttaattcctagacaaaagaatgaagtccctattctcatgtcactcgagatcaaatatcgtgcggtttatatttaaaaaacatactaaattgacgtttcgtatcgataactgttttaatatctatggatactagaatagagacctacttgagttttgactgctgttccaaatttaaactgataacctacaaaaatctataacgttatgtacattaaagtacaaattttcctgctaccacagataagaaagttctcatagtaaaattggttgtaataaagcttgtcatttcctacggtttccGAACGCATTACAGAGCACTAAtgacatgtgtgtagataaatatttttattggaaATTGGTGTATGTTACTTCTAATATATTTAACTATGTAAAATAGGTATTGTGACGTGAGTGTCATTATATTGCAATTTATGAAGAGTTGCCTAGCGGGGGTTCCGTGTGGAGCGTATGATATAAATATCAAGATATTAAAATCAGAgttagatgtagatgtagatgtagtgtagggacgcctggccggaagcaggcgggctgtcgatcgcgtgccgcgttcattcagcccgatTCCCTGGAGTCGGAGcttcaggttactgtcccggcggcattccctcaccattctcctcaaatcttcttgttttcctgcagaacagaaggacatctttgagttcgacgtcctttagttcgttcTCTTTTAGTGTGTCTTtgccgaatgtattatatcgcggtgccgcatacATAATACATTCCGCTAGTAGgtgtaagctagtctcctccttaccacagTGTGGACAGGAGGCATCTCTGCTTATCTCCATTATCTTAAGGTGTCTATTGAGAGTGTTAtgacctgtaatgatacctgtcaGAAGTCTCAGACTGATCTTAcctacccatataaccattccagtcgcagaatcatcaaagtggtaactaaatgtcagatgtgtcgtaacagagtccacacaatgtgtctagaattgtttcgaaacaaagtgtcgtcgccgtgtgtacacttttccgtaacaaggtgtcgacacatttgtgtgcactttgcgtgcggtttgcgactaaatctgacagcaaatttgtgacagcaaatgtcaatttaaaatacctcttgaaaaccaaggtttgtcaaactactattagtgtctcgtgtgctcgtaattctagtaagtcatcatgggcgatgcaaatgataataatcgaccaaaacgtccaaaaccatataaacacccaacacccgtcaaccttttacagaaaattttttaaagaaatgcaataagctacttaggtcagccaacgaatgctccaaaaagttgtgttgctcagaacacaatttttgactccgtaacttggtttagacaagttaggaggtgaacatatcaaaagtccccggccgtagcccttgagcggggggaagagagggggctttgaaggtcccattttccggtttttcgatgatatctcggaaactatgcatcttagcgacatggccacttatacaaaatgaaagttaatttaatttgttattacaagtttattcgtcaattttttcgatatgttgaatgttttgagatatccgctcttgaaagtttatttagggctctcaattttatcttgatatatctacatcagtgaaggtgctaggccgtgtatggtatcgttttcgtataaatctggtttgctgaatccatttaaggtatcacattggcaccattccacaaaattaaaaaaaatctttttagggttccgtacctcaaaagcaaaaaacggaatccttataagatcactcgtgcgtctgtatgtctgtccgtctgaatacacaaaatagttctttacctatagatgacaggaaaacctattagaaatgtgcagtcaagcgcgagtcggacttaatgtacggaacccttaatacgcgagcccgactcgcactcggCCGGTTTTTtgaaactcctcttgacgcttaaccgctgaaccgctttcgttgaaatttggtatagaaatagtttgcgtcccggaacaggacataggatagatcttataaccaaaatcatcttttgaaggtgtgaaaagtagcgtggaaatttgtacgagaaatcaataaccgctgattcgatttatatgaaatttgggatggtctacatctttgatttagttaaaaatgataaaaaaacatgacttcaaacctaaacttaaacagtattaacttcaagaaatcaattctgaattcccccctacacctcatttcacacctttaaaggatgttttttgagataacttattatgtcctgtctcgggactcaaaatgtatgtgtaccaaattaaaattaaaattgttcagcagtttaagcgtgaagaggagtttaaaagaaagtattttaataagtttatatgattttacttcggaatggtgtcaatgtgataccataactaaatttggtactgcgaatttatacgcgcgaaaacgataccaaacatggcctcgtagctttactgttgtagaagtcaaaataaaattgagagccctaaattcttattacttggccaaacttgtgtagaaggaaaaggtaaactaaaagtcttcggcaggaatataagacacaaatatattttttttgcgttactatttcaatcatcaaatataaacataccttgattatattattctagtgagatcctcgtagataaacaaaaacatttacttaaaaaattacaagatcgaaatgtcacggaacttgtgagagtaatatgtgaaaaataaaaacttttatgacaaaacaatctggacacaatttaagaatcacccaattgcgtcgaggaatcatctgtagttttgcttgtttcattacctcctcgcttcttttttgtcctttgtattcagtagcaatttgttagatctgaaaataaagataacttgcgtcgtcacggatgtcgatttataggttttagggagtgcagaattcgaaaatgatgaccagtttggattccaagatgtctgccgtgcactttgtcatataagccgtcatggATATTGATtgataggtgttaggaagagtagaattcgaaaatgatgaccatgaccaacgtGCACGGCAGACGTCTTGgtttccaaaatggtcatcattttcgaattctgcacacCCTAAAACCCATACATATAGTAAGTAGTTCGCCtcgaactgtgaactcgcggtttGCCAAAcagatcaattgaatgcagtgctacttagtctgagatgggcatttcgtaattgattcctgattccacgattacttgaaattactttgtaatcggATTACCGATTCctagattactttgtaatctaacaataccgaattactaagtacaattccatttgaggaatcaggaacCAATTTTTCGAATactacaattactagtaatAGAAATCAATGTCGATTCTTCATTAGGTACAGGAATATATATCACTTgattcctttcagattacatttcgtactactacATAAGTACATTTCGACttcgatagtagatatagatgttgttgacttactaggatgcatctaccgataccttatttgaaacaggtgtgcagatttcgaaaatgatgaccatgaccaataaaacgacatccatgacgacttttaacatagtgcatggccgccatcttggattccaaaaaggtcatcattttcgaaatcagggccccctaaaacctataaaacgacacccatgacaacttttatgacttagtgcatggccgccattttggattccaaaatggtcatcattttcgaaatctgcgccccctaaaacctataaaacgacatccatgacgacttttatgacatagtgcatggccgccatattggaattcaaaatagtcatcattttcgaaatctgcgccccctaaaacctataaaacgacatccatgacgacttttatgacatactgcatggccgccatcttgaaatccaaaatggtcatcattttcgaaatctgcgccccctaaaacctataaaacgacacccatgacgacttttatgacatagtgcatggccgccattttggaatccaaaatagtcatcattttctaaatctgcgccccttaaaacctataaaacgacatccatgacgacttttatgacatagtgcatggccgccatcttggaatccaaaatggtcatcattttcgaaatctgcgccccctaaaacctataaaacgacatccatgacgacttttatgacatagtgcatggccgccatattggaatccaaaatagtcatcattttcgaaatctgcgccccctaaaacctataaaacgacatccatgacgacttttatgacatactgcatggccgccatcttgaaatccaaaatggtcatcattttcgaaatctgcgcctcctaaaacctataaaacgacacccatgacgacttttatgacatagtgcatagccgccattttggaatccaaaatagtcatcattttctaattctgcgccccttaaaacctataaaacgacatccatgacgacttttatgacaaagtgcatggccgccatcttggaatccaaaatggtcatcattttcgaaatttgcgtcccctaaaacccataaaacgacacccatgacgactattatgacatagtgcatggccgccatcttggaatccaaaatggtcatcattttcgaaatctgcgccccctaaaacctataaaacgacacccatgacgacttttatgacatagtgcatggccgccatcttggaatccaaaatggtcatcgttttcgaaatctgcgccccctaaaacctataaaacgacactcatgacgacttttatgacaaagtgtttggctaccatctgcatgcaagacatttctattatttttacgtacaaaaatggccccctgtcaacttccaaccgagatttaatcgataatttattcgattaatattcagattaactctatttcaatctatgttaggtcgactaaactaatcgcgtttaaaatttgaggattaactttttttattccattagtcgaataaacagttaatctattaatgcccatctctgaccacggcatttttacactttgagaatatctgaaaacaaatgaacacaaggagccattttgcaaatccggtaactttgttattacttttgacagcgcgtgtcatgtgtctacacagagtcgacacaaagtcgaaacatttgcgactactttgtgactgcaatatttctcagccttaaaccatatttatacatcataattaacaagtttcgtagtatgtaaagcattatttctgttatttaagtatagtatacgcatcgaagtactaaaaatgcatcaaataatatagttatgaacacaggcactgagaagtaaacaatttcatttccggctaaactaaaacaatgtggtggcgcgttgattatattacacttagtttatcaaatcactcgagcagtttaattccccataataatttaagtcctattgtaatataaatgcaaacaatatataattacgtcttgtaatccgttttagagatggcgtattaatgtcacttatttttatttaagcatttttccatctgacagtttccatttgacaggaacaaaatgaacgaatgaacgaatgattttggcataaagtagtcgcaaacccgaaacaatgtgtgcacacggcgaccacactttatgtcactttgtgtcatgtgtcgacccttccccatttctggtaactgtgtcgacacggcgacgactctgcgactggaattgtgaccgaaacagacggtgtcgacacaagatgtgtctacaccgcgtcgtaacggcgactggaaatggttgtatgggtagtTTCAGgagatacctggttctcctgtgatctatgcctttgatcatcatcttcgactgtctACATCCAGTTTCTTCTTCCCATTCTCTTTGTGCTtccatctcttttaccttctctatgactcccttcGTGACGTCCGCTGACATAGGTAGAGCCGGTTCCGGACCAATGTGTTCCGTTTCCGCCCCCATCCTTGCCATCTCGTCCGCTTTCTCGTTACCCGTCACTCCTTGGTGTCCTGGTACCCATGCCACCGTGACGCTTCTTCGTTTGCCTATCGAGTTGAGCTCCTCCCGACATTCTCTCACAAGGGAGGAGGTAACCGATGTTTTCTTTAGTGCCTTCAGTGCTGCTTGGCTATCGGTATATATTACAACAGCACCTTCCTGCTGCACACTCTCTTTAATTATGTGTGCACAGCGCGCTATTGCACATACCTCTGCTTGAAATACGCTAGCATACCTACCCAACGGTATTGATACCCTCTCTCCCAGTTTAGGGATTACTATGCCTGCTCCTGCTAGTTTCGTTGAGCTTCTTCTAGAGCCATCCGTAAAACAGATAGTCGTCGGGTGACTGACTTCTACCTTCCAGTTGTCTCTCTCTCCTATATGTATCCTATACTTCTTGTCAAATATCTCCTGCCTTTTTATAAGGTCGTTATTGGCCATCAGCATCTCAAATTTTGATAGCGCCTCTTTTTGTATCAGCGCGTGTCTCTTGTCCACACAGCTTCCTCTCCATTCCTTGCATGCTTTCATTCTATACCACTGTTCGGTGGCTCTTTTCTCTACCTCTATCCAGAGTGGCTTCAGGCCTAGCATTACCTCCAATGCATGTGTCGGGGTCGTTCTCATGGCCCCTGTCATCATGAGGCACGCTAATCTCTGTACTTTGGTTAGGTCTTTTTGGTATTCTTTAATACGGGCCCTGTGCCACCATATCACTGCCCCGTATAGCACCCTGGGAAGTATCACCGCCTTGTAGATCCAGTGGATCATACCTGGCTTCAGTCCCCAGTTCTTCCCCACTGCCCTTTTTTTGCATTGACACAGTGTTCTTATGGCTTTTGCCGTCTGTTCTTTGATGTGAGTTTTGTATCTGAGTGTACTGTCTAGAGTCACTCCCAGATATTTCAGCTAGTTCACCATTTCTATTTCTATGCCTTGTATCTCTAAGGGTCTCATCTCCTTTATTCTCTTATTAGTGAATAGCACTAGCTTTGTTTTCGACGGATTGAGATCCAGTCCTCTCTCTCTACACCACCTCAGTACCTGTCTGAGGCCTTTTGCCATTATATCTCTTATGACGCTAAGAACCGCCCCTCTCACTAGTAGCACTCCGTCATCAGAGTAGGCCTGCATATACATACCCCCTCTGTTGAGCTCCTTCACCATTGAGTCAAGAAGTAGGCACCACATCAGGGGGGACAGACATCCCCCTTGTGGGAAGCCTCTTCTTGGACTAATCTTCTTTGATACTCCTCCTAGCTCCGCCGTTATGGATCTGCCTTTTAGCATTTTTCCTATCCATTTTGCTATTGTCGGTCGGATGCCCTCTCTCCTCAGGCTTTCTTCTACGGCGTCGAAAGTAGCCTTATCAAAGGCCCCCTCTACGTCGAAGAGGCAGCCTAGTGCATATTGTTTTGTGTCTAATGCTCTTTCCACCCTTACCGTTAGGTTGTGTAGGGCTGTCTCCGTTGATTTTCCTGCCATGTAAGCGTGCTGATTCCCGTGTAGGGGGCATCCGCTGCTTTCCACTTTCTCTCTTATGTGCTTATCTATTACCTTCTCTAAAGCCTTTAGCACAAACGACGACAGACTTATGCTTCTAAATGATTTCGCCTCTTGGTACGATTTCTTCCCCGGTTTAGGCAGGAAGACCGCCCTTACCTCTCTCCATACCCTTGGAATATAGCTTAGGGCTATACTTGCCCTGTATAATTCCACCAGATTCTCCTTTATGTATCTATATCCTTTCTGCAGTAGTGCCGGTAGGATTCCGTCAGGGCCCGCAGCCTTGAAAGACGCAAAGGAGTTGATCGCCCATTCAACCCTCTTCTCCTCCACCACCTCCAATGCCGCCGCCCAGTCGGACTCCTCCTGCCCTTCCTGTTTACCTATTTCTGTCACCTCTACACAGTTCGGAAAATGTGATTTCAGCATGACGCTTAATATCTCTTCCGGTTCCGTAACCAGGTCTCCATTTATTCTCAAACTACCCAGTCGGCACGCTCGGTCTCCTGCTAGCAGTTTTACCACTCGCGCCCCCTCTGAATAGCTGTTTATGTCTCCCGTAAACCTCCTCCAGCCCTCTAGTCTAGCTTTCTCTCTCAGTCTGGTGTATTTGTTCCTGATATCTCTGTACGCGTCCCAGCTCTGAGAGTCATCCCTTTTGGTTGCTAATCTCATTGCCCGGCGCACCTTTTTCCTTACCTTCTGCATTTGTCTGTTCCACCAAGGTTGCCCTTTCCCTGTTTGCACCAGTTTCTCCGGGCATGCCTTGTGGTATGCTCCTATTATGATCTCATTCAGTCTGAGTGCCCCCTGTTCTAGGTCATTCACATTCTCATACCTGACTCCCGAAGCAGTTGCTTCCCTTAGCTCCTCTTCGTACTTCATCCAGTCTGCTTTACGTGGATTTCTTACCTTCATCTTTTCTAAGCGACAATCGATGCTGTAGAGTATCCTGCGGTGGTCAGACATGCTATCCCCCTCATCCACCCTCCAGCTCTTAACCTTGTCGCCCATCTCT encodes:
- the LOC134670979 gene encoding uncharacterized protein LOC134670979 translates to MIHWIYKAVILPRVLYGAVIWWHRARIKEYQKDLTKVQRLACLMMTGAMRTTPTHALEVMLGLKPLWIEVEKRATEQWYRMKACKEWRGSCVDKRHALIQKEALSKFEMLMANNDLIKRQEIFDKKYRIHIGERDNWKVEVSHPTTICFTDGSRRSSTKLAGAGIVIPKLGERVSIPLGRYASVFQAEVCAIARCAHIIKESVQQEGAVVIYTDSQAALKALKKTSVTSSLVRECREELNSIGKRRSVTVAWVPGHQGVTGNEKADEMARMGAETEHIGPEPALPMSADVTKGVIEKVKEMEAQREWEEETGYYKVI